One Cellulomonas sp. NS3 genomic region harbors:
- a CDS encoding C40 family peptidase: protein MPSSATRGRRRSPGRPTTSLDDLATATSAGLATAGRRSAVAAAGSGLLLSMVAVPASAHGSGTHAASVAGINTAALTASAHALVHTSPVVTAAPDAVWGFEAPTLTAVAPPPVVEAEPEPAPADASRSAARAAAAEPAAQEAPAAEAEPVGAAVPASANGNAIVEIAARYVGVPYLSGGSTPEGFDCSGFTSYVYAQVGITLPRTSSAQRGAGTVVSRADAQPGDLIWSPGHISIYAGDNMQVDAPRPGKTIQIREIWQTNPTFIRVS, encoded by the coding sequence ATGCCTTCGAGCGCCACCCGCGGCCGTCGCCGTTCACCGGGTCGCCCCACGACCTCTCTCGACGACCTCGCCACCGCGACCAGTGCGGGCCTGGCCACCGCGGGCCGCCGCTCGGCCGTCGCAGCAGCCGGGTCCGGGCTGCTCCTGTCGATGGTGGCCGTGCCCGCCTCGGCGCACGGGTCCGGCACGCACGCCGCCAGCGTCGCCGGCATCAACACCGCCGCGCTGACCGCCTCCGCGCACGCGCTGGTGCACACCTCCCCGGTCGTGACCGCCGCCCCCGACGCCGTCTGGGGCTTCGAGGCCCCCACGCTGACCGCGGTCGCCCCGCCGCCCGTCGTCGAGGCCGAGCCCGAGCCCGCGCCGGCAGATGCGTCACGCAGCGCGGCCCGCGCCGCGGCAGCCGAGCCCGCCGCGCAGGAGGCGCCCGCGGCCGAGGCGGAGCCGGTCGGTGCTGCGGTCCCCGCGTCGGCAAACGGCAACGCGATCGTCGAGATCGCGGCCCGCTACGTCGGCGTGCCCTACCTGTCCGGGGGAAGCACCCCGGAAGGGTTCGACTGCTCGGGGTTCACGTCCTACGTGTACGCCCAGGTCGGCATCACCCTCCCGCGCACGTCCTCCGCCCAGCGCGGCGCCGGCACCGTCGTCTCCCGCGCCGACGCCCAGCCGGGCGACCTCATCTGGTCCCCGGGGCACATCTCGATCTACGCCGGCGACAACATGCAGGTCGACGCCCCCCGCCCGGGCAAGACCATCCAGATCCGGGAGATCTGGCAGACCAACCCCACCTTCATCCGCGTCAGCTGA
- a CDS encoding putative bifunctional diguanylate cyclase/phosphodiesterase: MTHTPDGDVVAGVDAGAMLSLVDELSATVTGDFSVQDILQELAEGVTDLLGLAGAGVSTPSRTGELLVVAYATQRRVEQLDRVQEALQAGPAPDAHASGRVVAAQDLRTEGTWPHFQQRATELGLPSVTAVPLRARGEALGVLTLYRAEPVGLGRGELAAVRTLANLAASYLVVAIDREAAAQAQGELAHQAAHDPLTGLPTRRVFFEQLDEALTLVRRDLSTVGVLFIDVDGLKRVNDTYGHALGDQLLLTCAERIRAALRPDDLLARLAGDEFVVVLEHLASADAACGVAQRICDSLALPMLTEGHLLQPSASIGIAVSDEPGVTSDLLVSQADAAMYRAKRRRKGSFQLFDPVVHASEQAEAISYEQLSSELETAIREEQLEVHYQPILEIMDPRIGSARPDPLAAPGALYAVEALVRWRHPRHGLLSAGAFIGAAVRSGLIVELGAWVLRTACRQLVTWDAVLGRRAPRRLFVNVSPAELSDPGLLERITRDLSAAGLAGDRLTLEITENGPLDSSTFPAEVIDGLRRLGCHLAIDDFGTGHSTLGRVVEIPASVLKIDQSFSNALPGSVESAAVISSALLLGHNLRRTVVVEGVETEEALRALQELGTTHFQGFHLALPQHPDALTDAILESAGAGERRALGRLGA; this comes from the coding sequence ATGACCCACACCCCGGACGGCGACGTGGTCGCCGGTGTCGACGCGGGCGCGATGCTGTCGCTGGTCGACGAGCTCTCGGCGACCGTCACCGGGGACTTCTCGGTCCAGGACATCCTCCAGGAGCTCGCGGAGGGCGTCACCGACCTGCTCGGCCTCGCCGGCGCGGGCGTCTCGACGCCGAGCCGCACGGGCGAGCTCCTGGTCGTCGCGTACGCGACGCAGCGCCGCGTCGAGCAGCTCGACCGCGTCCAGGAGGCGCTCCAGGCGGGCCCGGCACCGGACGCGCACGCCTCCGGGCGCGTCGTGGCGGCGCAGGACCTGCGCACAGAGGGGACCTGGCCGCACTTCCAGCAGCGCGCGACCGAGCTCGGGCTGCCGAGCGTCACCGCGGTCCCGCTCCGCGCCCGCGGCGAGGCGCTCGGCGTCCTGACGCTCTACCGCGCGGAGCCGGTGGGCCTCGGGCGCGGCGAGCTGGCCGCCGTGCGGACGCTCGCGAACCTCGCGGCGTCGTACCTCGTCGTCGCGATCGACCGTGAGGCCGCCGCGCAGGCGCAGGGCGAGCTCGCGCACCAGGCCGCGCACGACCCGCTGACAGGGCTGCCGACGCGCCGCGTGTTCTTCGAGCAGCTCGACGAGGCGCTCACGCTCGTGCGCCGCGACCTGTCGACCGTCGGGGTCCTGTTCATCGACGTCGACGGCCTCAAGCGGGTCAACGACACGTACGGGCACGCCCTCGGCGACCAGCTCCTGCTCACGTGCGCCGAGCGGATCCGGGCGGCGCTGCGGCCCGACGACCTGCTCGCGCGGCTCGCGGGGGACGAGTTCGTGGTCGTGCTCGAGCACCTCGCGTCCGCCGACGCCGCGTGCGGGGTCGCCCAGCGCATCTGCGACAGCCTCGCGCTGCCCATGCTCACCGAGGGGCACCTCCTGCAGCCGTCCGCGAGCATCGGCATCGCCGTCAGCGACGAGCCCGGCGTGACGTCCGACCTGCTCGTGTCGCAGGCCGATGCGGCGATGTACCGGGCGAAGCGCCGGCGCAAGGGCAGCTTCCAGCTCTTCGACCCCGTCGTGCACGCGTCCGAGCAGGCCGAGGCCATCTCCTACGAGCAGCTGTCGAGCGAGCTCGAGACGGCGATCCGCGAGGAGCAGCTCGAGGTCCACTACCAGCCGATCCTCGAGATCATGGACCCGCGGATCGGCTCCGCGCGGCCCGACCCGCTCGCGGCGCCGGGTGCGCTGTACGCGGTCGAGGCGCTCGTGCGCTGGCGCCACCCCCGGCACGGCCTGCTCTCCGCGGGCGCGTTCATCGGGGCGGCGGTCCGCAGCGGGCTCATCGTCGAGCTCGGCGCGTGGGTCCTGCGCACCGCGTGCCGCCAGCTCGTCACGTGGGACGCGGTGCTGGGCCGGCGCGCGCCGCGGCGGCTCTTCGTCAACGTGTCGCCCGCCGAGCTGAGCGACCCCGGCCTGCTCGAGCGCATCACGCGCGACCTGTCCGCGGCGGGCCTCGCGGGCGACCGGCTCACGCTGGAGATCACCGAGAACGGGCCGCTCGACTCCTCGACGTTCCCGGCCGAGGTCATCGACGGCCTGCGCCGGCTCGGCTGCCACCTCGCGATCGACGACTTCGGCACCGGGCACTCGACGCTCGGCCGGGTCGTCGAGATCCCCGCGTCGGTGCTCAAGATCGACCAGTCCTTCAGCAACGCGCTCCCGGGCAGCGTCGAGTCGGCCGCGGTCATCTCGTCGGCGCTGCTGCTGGGCCACAACCTCCGGCGCACCGTCGTGGTCGAGGGCGTCGAGACCGAGGAGGCCCTGCGCGCGCTGCAGGAGCTCGGCACCACGCACTTCCAGGGCTTCCACCTCGCGCTGCCGCAGCACCCCGACGCGCTCACGGACGCGATCCTGGAGTCGGCCGGGGCGGGGGAGCGGCGAGCGCTCGGGCGGCTCGGGGCGTAG
- the map gene encoding type I methionyl aminopeptidase, with product MAQLKSPAEIDQMRPAGAFIAHVLTSLRSVAAVGVSLRDLDAHAHGLIREAGAHSVYLGYHPSFGAIPYPGVLCTSVNDAALHGLPSDYVLRDGDVLSIDFAAQVEGWVADSALTFQVGTPSPEATRLIETTERALAAGIAAAQPGARMGDISAAIGEVGRSAGYGINADFGGHGVGRTMHEEPHVPNLGRAGSGQRLKAGLVIAIEPWFMAGGDGYVMDPDGWTIRSADGSLAAHAEHTVAITPDGPVVLTERSA from the coding sequence ATGGCCCAGCTGAAGAGTCCTGCCGAGATCGACCAGATGCGACCCGCGGGCGCGTTCATCGCGCACGTCCTGACGTCGCTGCGGTCGGTCGCGGCCGTGGGCGTGAGCCTGCGCGACCTCGACGCGCACGCGCACGGCCTGATCCGCGAGGCCGGCGCGCACTCGGTGTACCTCGGGTACCACCCGTCGTTCGGCGCGATCCCGTACCCGGGCGTGCTGTGCACGTCGGTCAACGACGCCGCTCTGCACGGGCTGCCGTCCGACTACGTCCTGCGCGACGGCGACGTGCTGAGCATCGACTTCGCCGCGCAGGTCGAGGGCTGGGTCGCCGACTCCGCGCTGACGTTCCAGGTCGGCACGCCGAGCCCCGAGGCGACCCGGCTCATCGAGACCACGGAGCGCGCGCTCGCCGCGGGGATCGCCGCCGCGCAGCCCGGGGCCCGCATGGGCGACATCTCGGCGGCGATCGGCGAGGTCGGGCGCAGCGCGGGGTACGGGATCAACGCGGACTTCGGCGGGCACGGCGTCGGACGCACGATGCACGAGGAGCCGCACGTGCCGAACCTCGGGCGCGCCGGGTCGGGCCAGCGGCTCAAGGCCGGCCTCGTCATCGCGATCGAGCCGTGGTTCATGGCCGGCGGCGACGGCTACGTCATGGACCCCGACGGCTGGACGATCCGCTCCGCCGACGGCTCGCTCGCCGCGCACGCCGAGCACACCGTCGCGATCACGCCCGACGGCCCGGTCGTGCTCACGGAGCGCAGCGCCTGA
- a CDS encoding NADP-dependent oxidoreductase, whose product MRAARHHTYGDPDVLTVEDAPEPHAGPGRIRVRVRAASVNAFDWKLRAGWFQERMRLDLPAIPGKDAAGVVDEVGEGVTGVQVGDRVFGLGDATTADHAVLSTWAAAPDAWSDEQAGAAGLVAATAGAVLDALGDLDGRTVLVEGAAGGVGSAAVELAVARGARVIGTASERNHEFLRSLGATPTVYGDGLAERVAALAPGGVDAALDTAGSGSLAEIVAIVGDPARVATVADFGGGRLGVTVTGSDDASAATLEAAAEAGARGTYTPRVEAAFPLDRVAEAHAHAQGGHTQGKLVVTL is encoded by the coding sequence ATGCGCGCAGCCCGGCACCACACCTACGGCGACCCCGACGTCCTCACGGTCGAGGACGCCCCCGAGCCCCACGCGGGCCCGGGCCGCATCCGGGTCCGCGTGCGGGCGGCCAGCGTCAACGCGTTCGACTGGAAGCTCCGGGCGGGCTGGTTCCAGGAGCGCATGCGGCTCGACCTCCCGGCGATCCCCGGCAAGGACGCGGCCGGCGTCGTCGACGAGGTCGGCGAGGGCGTCACGGGCGTGCAGGTCGGCGACCGGGTGTTCGGACTCGGCGACGCGACCACCGCCGATCACGCGGTGCTGAGCACGTGGGCTGCCGCCCCGGACGCGTGGTCGGACGAGCAGGCCGGCGCCGCGGGCCTCGTGGCCGCGACCGCCGGGGCCGTGCTCGACGCGCTCGGGGACCTCGACGGGAGGACGGTGCTCGTCGAGGGTGCGGCCGGCGGCGTCGGGAGCGCAGCCGTCGAGCTCGCCGTCGCCCGGGGTGCGCGCGTCATCGGCACCGCGAGCGAGCGCAACCACGAGTTCCTGCGCTCCCTCGGCGCGACGCCGACGGTCTACGGCGACGGGCTGGCGGAGCGCGTGGCGGCGCTGGCTCCGGGCGGCGTCGACGCCGCGCTCGACACCGCGGGCTCGGGGTCGCTCGCGGAGATCGTGGCGATCGTCGGCGACCCGGCGAGGGTCGCGACCGTCGCCGACTTCGGTGGCGGCCGGCTCGGGGTGACCGTCACCGGCTCCGACGACGCGTCCGCCGCGACTCTCGAGGCCGCCGCCGAGGCCGGGGCGCGCGGGACCTACACGCCGCGCGTCGAGGCAGCGTTCCCGCTCGACCGGGTCGCGGAGGCCCACGCGCACGCCCAGGGCGGGCACACGCAGGGCAAGCTCGTCGTCACGCTCTGA
- a CDS encoding VWA domain-containing protein yields MAISFDKLQTRAPELVNLAKKAQFNLSKHDLEGHAAKVALCLDHSGSMRAAYASGQMQALAERVLALGTQLDDDGSIDVFFFGTEAWHAGELTLDDYRGGVDRLRAGRHLGLTDYAGAIRAVREHYGLTGPGATADVPVYVLFLTDGAPTSRTAATNELRDASGSPVFWKFLSIGDEDIPFLQKLDDLSGRVVDNADYQPVGDLTLVKDQALFDLLLVEYPEWLTEVRGRGILR; encoded by the coding sequence ATGGCGATCTCGTTCGACAAGCTCCAGACCCGCGCACCCGAGCTGGTCAACCTCGCCAAGAAGGCGCAGTTCAACCTCAGCAAGCACGACCTCGAGGGGCACGCCGCGAAGGTCGCGCTGTGCCTGGACCACTCGGGCTCGATGCGCGCGGCGTACGCGAGCGGGCAGATGCAGGCGCTCGCGGAGCGGGTGCTCGCGCTCGGGACGCAGCTCGACGACGACGGCTCGATCGACGTGTTCTTCTTCGGCACCGAGGCGTGGCACGCCGGCGAGCTCACGCTCGACGACTACCGCGGCGGCGTCGACCGGCTGCGCGCCGGGCGACACCTCGGGCTGACCGACTATGCGGGCGCGATCCGGGCGGTGCGGGAGCACTACGGGCTGACCGGTCCGGGCGCGACGGCGGACGTCCCCGTGTACGTGCTGTTCCTGACCGACGGCGCCCCGACGAGCCGCACGGCCGCGACGAACGAACTGCGCGACGCCTCGGGCAGCCCGGTGTTCTGGAAGTTCCTCAGCATCGGCGACGAGGACATCCCGTTCCTGCAGAAGCTCGACGACCTCTCGGGCCGGGTCGTCGACAACGCGGACTACCAGCCCGTCGGCGACCTCACGCTCGTCAAGGACCAGGCGCTGTTCGACCTGCTGCTCGTCGAGTACCCCGAGTGGCTCACCGAGGTGCGGGGGCGCGGGATCCTGCGCTGA
- a CDS encoding SOS response-associated peptidase, producing the protein MCGRYASTRRDDELADQYRVDQILGEAPGPSWNVAPTDPVRIVLERVEDERPQRQLRTVRWGLVPSWAKDPGVGARMINARIETVTEKPAFRKAAARRRAIVPMDGYFEWQKTPARKVPYFLTAADGAQHGLAAAGLYELWPDPSRPADDPARWLWTVTVITRSATDALGHIHDRTPLLLPPALWDEWLDLGTTSTDDVRSLLDAVPEPHLLPREVGPAVGNVRNNGPELVAPAG; encoded by the coding sequence ATGTGCGGCAGGTATGCGAGTACGCGGCGGGACGACGAGCTCGCCGACCAGTACCGGGTCGACCAGATCCTCGGTGAGGCACCGGGCCCGTCGTGGAACGTCGCGCCGACCGACCCGGTGCGCATCGTGCTCGAGCGCGTCGAGGACGAGCGCCCCCAGCGCCAGCTCCGCACCGTGCGCTGGGGCCTCGTGCCGTCGTGGGCGAAGGACCCGGGTGTCGGAGCGCGCATGATCAACGCGCGCATCGAGACCGTCACGGAGAAGCCCGCGTTCCGCAAGGCCGCTGCCCGACGCCGCGCGATCGTGCCGATGGACGGGTACTTCGAGTGGCAGAAGACCCCCGCACGCAAGGTTCCGTACTTCCTCACGGCGGCCGACGGCGCGCAGCACGGGCTCGCCGCCGCGGGCCTCTACGAGCTGTGGCCCGACCCGTCCCGCCCCGCCGACGACCCCGCGCGCTGGCTGTGGACCGTCACGGTCATCACGCGCTCCGCGACCGACGCCCTCGGGCACATCCACGACCGGACCCCGCTGCTGCTGCCCCCCGCGCTGTGGGACGAGTGGCTCGACCTCGGCACGACCTCGACCGACGACGTGCGCTCGCTGCTCGACGCGGTCCCCGAGCCGCACCTGCTCCCGCGTGAGGTCGGCCCGGCGGTCGGGAACGTGCGCAACAACGGGCCGGAGCTCGTTGCGCCCGCGGGGTGA
- a CDS encoding heavy metal translocating P-type ATPase — protein MSTSHPEHHTTPPGAEHHGHHGTPATVTTGPEPAAHGEHPVHAQHHPDHGAHGHTDTAHAHHDHDHQGAAPAGGHQHGHSGHGGHGDHVGQFRRLFWWALVLAVPTVLASGMFAALLGYQLPDAPAIEWISPVLGTIIYLVGGRPFLVGAVSELRARKPAMMLLIGMAITVAFVASWGSSVGVLSHELDFWWELALLVVIMLLGHWVEMRSLAQTSSALDSLAALLPDEAERVDGDTITVVAPADLRLGDVVIVRPGGRVPADGVVVDGSADVDESMITGESRPVRRAAGDHVVAGTVATDSAIRVRIDAVGDDTALAGIRRLVEQAQSSSTRAQRLADTAAGWLFWFALGSAALTLAAWLTWGTPETAWIRVITVLVIACPHALGLAIPLVVSIATERAARGGVLVKDRMALEQMRTVDTVLFDKTGTLTKGEPALTHIAVTGTRTEDELLALAAGAEADSEHPLARAITAAATARSVRAARASEFRASTAVGVRATVDGHDVAVGGPRMLTEHHADPLAQTQAWAEQGAIVLHVLVDGQVAGALALADEIRPESRQAVDALHALSVHVVMITGDAEPVARAVAAEIGVDQVFAGVRPENKSEKVAELQAQGRRVAMVGDGVNDAPALAQADVGIAIGAGTDVAIASAGVILASDDPRSVLSVIELSHASYRKMQQNLSWAAGYNLIAVPLAAGVLAPVGFVMPMAIGAILMSASTVVVALNAQLLRRLDLRPEASAQAVLSRRG, from the coding sequence ATGAGCACGTCGCATCCCGAGCACCACACCACCCCGCCAGGTGCCGAGCACCACGGCCACCACGGCACGCCGGCGACGGTGACCACGGGCCCGGAGCCGGCGGCTCACGGCGAGCACCCGGTGCACGCCCAACACCACCCCGACCACGGCGCGCACGGCCACACCGACACCGCCCACGCCCACCACGATCACGACCACCAGGGGGCGGCGCCCGCGGGTGGGCACCAGCACGGGCACAGCGGCCATGGCGGGCACGGGGACCACGTCGGGCAGTTCCGGCGGCTGTTCTGGTGGGCGCTCGTGCTGGCGGTCCCGACAGTGCTGGCCAGCGGGATGTTCGCGGCGCTCCTGGGGTACCAGCTGCCCGACGCACCCGCGATCGAGTGGATCTCCCCGGTTCTCGGCACGATCATCTATCTCGTCGGCGGGCGACCTTTCCTGGTCGGGGCGGTCAGCGAGCTGCGGGCACGCAAGCCCGCGATGATGCTGCTCATCGGCATGGCCATCACGGTCGCGTTCGTCGCGTCCTGGGGCTCGAGCGTCGGGGTGCTGTCCCACGAGCTCGACTTCTGGTGGGAGCTGGCGCTGCTCGTGGTCATCATGCTGCTCGGGCACTGGGTCGAGATGCGGTCCCTGGCCCAGACGTCCTCCGCGCTGGACTCCTTGGCCGCGCTGCTGCCCGACGAGGCCGAGCGCGTCGACGGGGACACCATCACCGTCGTAGCCCCCGCCGACCTGCGTCTCGGGGACGTCGTGATCGTCCGCCCCGGCGGGCGGGTGCCCGCCGACGGCGTCGTGGTCGACGGGTCCGCCGACGTCGACGAGTCAATGATCACCGGGGAGTCCCGCCCGGTCCGGCGCGCGGCGGGCGACCACGTCGTGGCCGGGACCGTCGCCACGGACTCCGCGATCCGGGTCCGCATCGACGCCGTCGGGGACGACACCGCCCTGGCCGGCATCCGCCGCCTCGTCGAGCAGGCCCAGTCCTCCTCCACCCGCGCCCAGCGCCTGGCCGACACCGCCGCCGGCTGGCTGTTCTGGTTCGCGCTCGGCTCCGCCGCCCTGACGCTGGCCGCGTGGCTGACCTGGGGCACCCCGGAGACGGCCTGGATCCGCGTCATCACCGTCCTCGTGATCGCGTGCCCCCACGCCCTGGGCCTGGCCATCCCGCTGGTGGTCTCCATCGCCACCGAACGCGCCGCCCGCGGCGGGGTGCTCGTGAAGGACCGCATGGCCCTGGAGCAGATGCGCACCGTCGACACCGTCCTGTTCGACAAGACTGGCACCCTGACCAAGGGCGAGCCCGCCCTGACCCACATCGCCGTGACGGGCACCCGCACCGAGGACGAGCTCCTCGCCCTGGCCGCGGGCGCCGAGGCCGACAGCGAGCACCCGCTCGCCCGCGCCATCACCGCCGCCGCCACCGCCCGCTCCGTGCGGGCCGCGCGGGCGAGTGAGTTCCGGGCCAGCACCGCGGTCGGGGTCCGCGCCACCGTCGACGGGCACGACGTCGCCGTCGGCGGGCCCCGGATGCTCACCGAGCACCACGCGGACCCGCTGGCCCAGACCCAAGCGTGGGCCGAGCAGGGCGCGATCGTCCTGCACGTGCTCGTCGACGGGCAGGTCGCCGGCGCGCTGGCCCTGGCCGACGAGATCCGCCCCGAGTCCCGCCAGGCGGTCGACGCCCTGCACGCCCTGAGTGTGCACGTGGTGATGATCACCGGGGACGCCGAGCCGGTCGCCCGCGCGGTCGCCGCCGAGATCGGGGTCGACCAGGTCTTCGCCGGGGTCCGCCCGGAGAACAAGAGCGAGAAGGTCGCCGAGCTGCAGGCCCAGGGCCGGCGCGTGGCGATGGTCGGGGACGGGGTGAACGACGCCCCGGCGCTCGCCCAGGCCGACGTCGGCATCGCGATCGGCGCCGGCACCGACGTCGCGATCGCCTCGGCCGGGGTCATCCTGGCCAGCGACGACCCCCGCTCGGTGCTGTCCGTGATCGAGCTGTCCCACGCGTCGTACCGCAAGATGCAGCAGAACCTGTCCTGGGCTGCCGGGTACAACCTCATCGCCGTCCCCCTCGCGGCCGGTGTGCTCGCACCCGTCGGGTTCGTGATGCCGATGGCGATCGGGGCGATCCTGATGTCCGCCTCGACCGTCGTGGTGGCGCTCAACGCCCAGCTCCTGCGCCGCCTGGACCTGCGTCCCGAGGCCAGCGCGCAGGCGGTCCTCTCCCGCCGCGGCTGA
- a CDS encoding flavodoxin family protein codes for MTPTPDLTAVVLVGTLTPSPAPSSSELLGRQVLDALGEHGVTGTVIRLVDHDIKPGVEKDMGEGDAWPAIREQVLAADILVLATPIWLGQPSSVTKRALERLDAELGESDDQGRLLTYGRVAAVAVVGNEDGAHHTSAELFQALNDVGFTVPAAAVTYWVGAAMQGTDYQDLEETPEETATTTATLAANTAHLARLLRQSPYPPS; via the coding sequence ATGACCCCCACCCCGGACCTGACCGCCGTCGTCCTCGTCGGCACCCTCACCCCGTCCCCCGCCCCGTCGAGCAGCGAGCTCCTCGGCCGCCAGGTGCTCGACGCGCTCGGCGAGCACGGCGTCACGGGCACCGTGATCCGCCTCGTCGACCACGACATCAAGCCGGGCGTCGAGAAGGACATGGGCGAGGGCGACGCCTGGCCCGCGATCCGCGAGCAGGTCCTGGCCGCCGACATCCTCGTGCTCGCGACGCCGATCTGGCTCGGCCAGCCGTCCAGCGTGACCAAGCGCGCGCTCGAGCGGCTCGACGCCGAGCTCGGCGAGAGCGACGACCAGGGACGCCTGCTCACCTACGGCCGGGTCGCCGCCGTGGCGGTCGTCGGGAACGAGGACGGCGCGCACCACACGAGCGCCGAGCTGTTCCAGGCGCTCAACGACGTCGGCTTCACCGTCCCCGCCGCGGCCGTGACCTACTGGGTCGGCGCCGCGATGCAGGGGACGGACTACCAGGACCTCGAGGAGACGCCGGAGGAGACCGCCACGACGACGGCGACCCTCGCGGCCAACACCGCGCACCTGGCGCGGCTGCTGCGCCAGTCGCCGTACCCGCCGAGCTGA
- a CDS encoding GmrSD restriction endonuclease domain-containing protein, giving the protein MTAAAPFPRSPSDASRRPRPGFLALALAGVLGLTSACGAGSAGAAGQAAPASPTSSPTPAATAPTVEELAAALPAPELAPAVDVLAVTAAAVPQTALATAALLEVKGRAPRTGYDRDLFGSGWVDVDRNGCDTRNDVLARDLEPQTSKPGTRDCVVLTGTLADPYSGRTIEFVRGNATSTAVQVDHVVALSDAWQKGAQQWDEATRTRFANDPMNLLAVDGPLNAQKGDGDTATWLPPNKPFRCAYVARQVGVKYTYGLWVTEAERAAMVSVLSACPDQPLPEGSTVPPPPAPAEPSPAPLAPVVEQPVAPPVAQAPVGATPVVPLPVVPAPPAPEPPPAAAPAPAVAYKNCDAARAAGAAPVRVGDPGYGKHLDRDGDGVGCES; this is encoded by the coding sequence GTGACAGCTGCCGCGCCGTTTCCCCGGAGCCCGTCGGACGCCTCCCGCCGACCGCGTCCTGGTTTCCTGGCCCTCGCGCTCGCGGGCGTCCTGGGCCTGACGAGCGCGTGCGGTGCGGGGTCCGCCGGAGCTGCAGGTCAGGCGGCGCCGGCGAGCCCGACGTCGTCGCCCACCCCGGCGGCGACGGCACCTACCGTCGAGGAGCTCGCCGCCGCGCTCCCCGCGCCCGAGCTCGCGCCCGCGGTCGACGTCCTGGCGGTGACCGCGGCCGCCGTCCCGCAGACCGCGCTCGCCACGGCCGCGCTCCTCGAGGTCAAGGGCCGCGCACCCAGGACGGGGTACGACCGCGACCTGTTCGGCAGCGGGTGGGTCGACGTCGACCGCAACGGCTGCGACACCCGCAACGACGTGCTCGCGCGGGACCTCGAGCCGCAGACGTCCAAGCCCGGCACGCGCGACTGCGTGGTCCTCACCGGGACGCTCGCGGACCCGTACAGCGGCCGCACGATCGAGTTCGTCCGCGGGAACGCGACGAGCACCGCGGTGCAGGTCGACCACGTCGTGGCGCTGTCCGACGCGTGGCAGAAGGGCGCGCAGCAGTGGGACGAGGCGACGCGGACCCGCTTCGCGAACGACCCGATGAACCTGCTGGCCGTCGACGGGCCGCTCAACGCGCAGAAGGGCGACGGCGACACCGCGACCTGGCTGCCGCCGAACAAGCCGTTCCGCTGCGCGTACGTCGCCCGGCAGGTCGGCGTGAAGTACACGTACGGGCTGTGGGTGACCGAGGCGGAGCGTGCCGCGATGGTGAGCGTGCTGTCGGCGTGCCCGGACCAGCCGCTCCCCGAGGGGTCGACCGTCCCACCGCCCCCCGCCCCGGCCGAGCCCTCGCCCGCCCCGCTTGCGCCCGTCGTCGAGCAGCCCGTCGCCCCGCCGGTCGCCCAGGCACCCGTCGGCGCGACTCCGGTCGTGCCGCTCCCGGTCGTCCCCGCACCCCCCGCTCCCGAACCGCCGCCGGCCGCCGCGCCCGCACCGGCCGTCGCGTACAAGAACTGCGACGCCGCGCGGGCCGCCGGCGCGGCCCCGGTCCGCGTCGGTGACCCCGGCTACGGCAAGCACCTCGACCGGGACGGGGACGGGGTCGGCTGCGAGAGCTGA
- a CDS encoding F510_1955 family glycosylhydrolase — MNRARRRLTATVIAFGVTLAVAACAQDPGPATAPTGQATTASDGHAHAHADETDSAGLPGAHTHGVGINPADDLVYLATHEGLFRYDETGPTRVGPVIDLMGFTVAGPDHFYASGHPGAGTDMPNPVGLIESTDAGETWTALSREGESDFHAMTASSTSVVAFDGAALQATSDGVSWGDLDVPVPPFAMDVSPDGRTIVVTSHEGPVRSTDAGASWDRLDGAPLLQVVDWADTSTVVGLTPDGDVTLSEDAGATWAPAATLPGPPQAVAARRAADGTLRVVAVTQDTVLESVDLGAGFGPLPGA, encoded by the coding sequence ATGAACCGCGCTCGACGGCGCCTCACCGCGACCGTGATCGCCTTCGGCGTGACCCTGGCGGTCGCCGCGTGCGCGCAGGACCCCGGCCCGGCCACCGCGCCGACCGGCCAGGCGACCACAGCGTCCGACGGGCACGCCCACGCCCACGCGGACGAGACCGACAGCGCCGGCCTGCCGGGGGCGCACACGCACGGGGTGGGGATCAACCCGGCCGACGACCTGGTCTACCTGGCCACGCACGAAGGGCTGTTCCGTTACGACGAGACGGGACCGACGCGGGTGGGGCCGGTGATCGACCTGATGGGCTTCACCGTCGCCGGGCCGGACCACTTCTACGCCTCGGGTCATCCGGGGGCCGGGACGGACATGCCGAACCCGGTGGGGCTGATCGAGTCCACCGACGCCGGCGAGACCTGGACCGCCCTGTCGCGGGAGGGCGAGTCGGACTTCCACGCCATGACCGCCTCGAGCACGAGTGTGGTGGCGTTCGACGGCGCAGCCCTGCAGGCCACGAGCGACGGGGTGAGCTGGGGTGACCTCGACGTCCCGGTGCCGCCGTTCGCGATGGACGTCTCACCCGACGGGCGCACGATCGTGGTCACCAGCCACGAGGGCCCGGTCCGTTCCACCGACGCCGGCGCGAGCTGGGACCGGCTCGACGGGGCGCCGCTGCTGCAGGTCGTCGACTGGGCGGACACCTCGACCGTCGTCGGGCTGACCCCGGACGGGGACGTCACGCTCTCCGAGGACGCCGGCGCCACCTGGGCGCCGGCCGCGACCCTCCCGGGACCGCCGCAGGCCGTGGCGGCGCGCCGCGCGGCCGACGGGACGCTGCGCGTGGTGGCCGTCACCCAGGACACCGTCCTGGAGTCCGTCGACCTCGGGGCCGGGTTCGGACCGTTGCCCGGAGCCTGA